In the genome of Streptomyces globosus, one region contains:
- a CDS encoding YhgE/Pip family protein: protein MRSPKLAALELKRFGRGKLPRAALVALLLLPLLYGALYLWSFWDPYSRLDKVPVALVNADKGATVEGERIAAGDEITGKLRDSKTFEWHEVSAEQAAKGLENGTYYLSLTMPADFSEKIASSSGDDPATGALQVRTNDANNYIVGSISRTVFAEVRSAASTNASRKFLDKIFVSFSDLHGKTAEAADGADRLKDGATKAKEGAKEIAEGLDTVEEKNGELTGGLKKLDTAAGKLETGTRDIAGGTRKLADKFNGIASQARPHLDDPKQVADAATLVADTAKVVGNHLDTFSKKAPAAARVSKQAAALATDTYTRTCTGSAPKPLPAACADMKKLKEVTAEAALLTGDVDALVKDSNGDLATLRKQLADLEKKARKLAADAPGLTSRLDAAAADINALNNGAQKVATGMAQLHAGIGKATQGSAAIGNGVGRIGDGAHSLDGGLFKLVDGNTDLADGLHEGAGKIPNYDQQQRDARTEVMADPVKLANESLHKAPNYGTGFAPYFIPLSLWVGAMVAYMLIAPMNKRALAAGASPWRIALAGWMPVAGLGALQVAMLMSVLHWGLGLELARPALAVGFLVLVTGCFAAIVQWLNAKFGAAGRILVLAVLMLQLTSAGGTYPVQTSPGFFNAVHPYLPMSYVVESLRRLITGGGLGPVWQGCAVLAAFTAGALALTALAARGKQVWTMDRLHPELSL, encoded by the coding sequence ATGCGCTCGCCGAAGCTGGCCGCGCTTGAGCTGAAGCGGTTCGGGCGGGGGAAGCTGCCGCGGGCCGCCCTGGTCGCACTGCTCCTGCTGCCGCTGCTCTACGGGGCCCTGTACCTGTGGTCCTTCTGGGACCCCTACAGCCGCCTCGACAAGGTGCCCGTCGCCCTCGTCAACGCCGACAAGGGCGCCACCGTCGAAGGCGAGCGCATCGCCGCCGGCGACGAGATCACCGGGAAGCTGCGCGACAGCAAGACCTTCGAGTGGCACGAGGTCAGCGCGGAGCAGGCCGCCAAGGGCCTGGAGAACGGTACGTACTACCTGTCCCTGACCATGCCGGCCGACTTCAGCGAGAAGATCGCCTCCAGCTCCGGCGACGACCCGGCGACCGGCGCGCTCCAGGTCCGCACCAACGACGCGAACAACTACATCGTCGGCTCGATCTCCCGCACCGTCTTCGCCGAGGTCCGCTCCGCCGCCTCGACCAACGCCTCACGGAAGTTCCTCGACAAGATCTTCGTCTCCTTCTCCGACCTGCACGGCAAGACCGCCGAGGCCGCAGACGGCGCCGACAGGCTCAAGGACGGCGCGACCAAGGCCAAGGAGGGCGCCAAAGAGATCGCCGAGGGCCTCGACACCGTCGAGGAGAAGAACGGCGAGCTGACCGGCGGGCTGAAGAAGCTCGACACGGCCGCCGGCAAGCTGGAGACCGGCACCAGGGACATCGCCGGCGGCACCCGCAAGCTCGCCGACAAGTTCAACGGCATCGCCTCCCAGGCCCGCCCCCACCTGGACGACCCGAAGCAGGTGGCCGACGCCGCGACCCTCGTCGCCGACACAGCGAAGGTCGTGGGCAACCACCTGGACACCTTCTCCAAGAAGGCGCCGGCCGCCGCCCGCGTCAGCAAGCAGGCGGCCGCCCTGGCCACCGACACGTACACGCGCACCTGCACCGGCAGCGCGCCCAAGCCGCTGCCCGCCGCCTGCGCCGACATGAAGAAGCTGAAGGAGGTCACCGCCGAGGCCGCCCTCCTCACCGGAGACGTCGACGCCCTGGTCAAGGACTCGAACGGCGACCTGGCCACCCTGCGCAAGCAGCTCGCCGACCTGGAGAAGAAGGCCCGCAAGCTCGCCGCGGACGCCCCCGGCCTGACCTCCCGCCTCGACGCGGCCGCCGCCGACATCAACGCCCTGAACAACGGCGCACAGAAGGTCGCCACCGGCATGGCCCAGCTCCACGCGGGCATCGGCAAGGCCACCCAGGGGTCCGCCGCGATCGGCAACGGCGTCGGCAGGATCGGCGACGGCGCGCACAGCCTCGACGGCGGCCTGTTCAAGCTCGTCGACGGCAACACCGACCTCGCCGACGGCCTGCACGAGGGCGCGGGCAAGATCCCGAACTACGACCAGCAGCAGCGCGACGCGCGCACCGAGGTCATGGCCGACCCGGTCAAGCTCGCCAACGAGTCCCTGCACAAGGCGCCCAACTACGGCACCGGCTTCGCCCCGTACTTCATCCCGCTCTCCCTCTGGGTCGGCGCGATGGTCGCCTACATGCTGATCGCCCCCATGAACAAGCGGGCCCTCGCCGCCGGCGCCTCGCCCTGGCGGATCGCCCTCGCCGGGTGGATGCCCGTGGCCGGGCTCGGCGCCCTCCAGGTCGCCATGCTGATGTCCGTGCTGCACTGGGGCCTCGGCCTGGAGCTCGCCCGCCCCGCCCTGGCCGTCGGCTTCCTCGTCCTGGTCACCGGCTGCTTCGCGGCCATCGTGCAGTGGCTGAACGCCAAGTTCGGCGCGGCCGGGCGCATCCTGGTCCTCGCGGTGCTGATGCTCCAGCTGACCTCGGCCGGCGGCACCTACCCCGTCCAGACCAGCCCCGGGTTCTTCAACGCCGTCCACCCGTACCTGCCGATGTCGTACGTCGTGGAGAGCCTGCGCCGCCTCATCACCGGCGGCGGCCTCGGCCCCGTCTGGCAGGGCTGCGCCGTCCTGGCCGCCTTCACCGCCGGCGCCCTCGCCCTGACCGCGCTCGCCGCCCGCGGCAAGCAGGTGTGGACGATGGACCGGCTCCACCCCGAACTGAGCCTGTAA